From Methanococcus maripaludis, one genomic window encodes:
- a CDS encoding transcription initiation factor IIB produces MKVESVTKEETKKPERKIKLAIAKPEDYSNKNVILEKEEELICPVCGSKNIIKDYERAEIVCEMCGCVLQQNLFDVGPEWRAFDHEQRVKRSRVGAPMTYTIHDKGLSTVIDWRNKDSYGKDISADKRAQLYRLRKWQRRIRVSDASERNLAFALSELDRIASKLGLPRNVRENAAVLYRGAVEKGLIRGRSIEGVAAAALYAACRRCKVPRTLDEIAEVSRVDRKEIGRTYRFISRELNIRLAPTNPVDYVPRFASELKLPGEVESKAISILQKAGEKGLTSGRGPTGVAAAAIYIASVLQGTRRTQREVADVAGVTEVTLRNRYKELTEHLDIDVTL; encoded by the coding sequence ATGAAAGTCGAATCTGTTACAAAAGAAGAAACTAAAAAGCCTGAAAGAAAGATTAAACTAGCTATCGCAAAGCCTGAAGACTATTCAAATAAGAATGTAATTTTAGAAAAGGAAGAAGAATTAATTTGTCCTGTCTGCGGTAGTAAAAATATTATTAAAGACTATGAAAGGGCTGAAATTGTTTGTGAAATGTGTGGGTGTGTTTTACAACAAAATTTATTCGATGTAGGTCCTGAATGGAGAGCTTTCGACCACGAACAGCGTGTGAAAAGAAGCAGAGTAGGGGCCCCAATGACATATACAATCCACGATAAAGGTTTATCAACCGTTATCGACTGGAGAAATAAAGATAGCTACGGAAAAGATATTTCTGCAGATAAAAGAGCTCAATTGTACAGATTAAGAAAATGGCAGAGAAGGATTAGGGTTTCTGATGCATCTGAAAGAAATTTAGCATTTGCTCTTTCTGAACTTGATAGAATCGCATCAAAATTGGGCCTTCCAAGAAACGTTAGAGAAAATGCCGCAGTTCTCTACAGGGGCGCTGTAGAAAAAGGGCTGATCAGAGGAAGAAGTATTGAAGGTGTTGCTGCTGCTGCACTTTACGCTGCTTGTAGAAGATGTAAAGTTCCAAGAACTCTAGATGAGATTGCAGAAGTCTCGAGAGTAGATAGAAAAGAAATCGGAAGGACTTATAGATTTATTTCAAGAGAATTAAATATCAGGCTTGCTCCAACAAATCCCGTAGATTACGTTCCCAGATTTGCTTCAGAATTAAAACTTCCAGGTGAAGTAGAATCAAAAGCAATATCAATACTTCAGAAAGCAGGGGAAAAGGGTCTTACCAGCGGTAGGGGTCCTACAGGGGTTGCCGCTGCTGCAATTTATATTGCAAGTGTTTTACAAGGAACTAGAAGAACCCAAAGAGAAGTTGCGGACGTTGCAGGCGTTACTGAAGTTACACTTAGAAACAGATACAAAGAGTTAACAGAACATTTAGATATCGATGTAACATTGTAA
- the tfe gene encoding transcription factor E: MNLSKDEIFTMLENPLIQQVLFEIMDEDVVGFDVLSVLINTNEVTDDEISRQLDVKLNNIRRILYKLYEARLVDYNREKDEETNWYTYTWKPSLEKVPALVAKKMKNVLKDLKEQLELEETNMFFFCSDCEIKFTFEDAMDSGFRCPQCGGMMYEYDNKKDISILKEQINYLEDEFNKNPLFSAY; the protein is encoded by the coding sequence ATGAATTTATCAAAAGATGAAATATTTACAATGCTTGAAAATCCACTTATACAACAGGTACTCTTTGAAATAATGGACGAAGATGTTGTTGGTTTTGATGTATTGTCTGTACTTATCAATACCAACGAAGTAACTGATGACGAGATTTCAAGACAGTTGGATGTAAAATTAAACAACATCAGAAGGATACTCTACAAATTATATGAAGCAAGGCTTGTAGATTATAACCGGGAAAAAGACGAAGAAACAAACTGGTATACTTACACCTGGAAACCATCTCTTGAAAAAGTGCCTGCACTGGTTGCTAAAAAGATGAAAAACGTACTTAAAGATTTAAAAGAACAGCTTGAACTTGAAGAAACAAACATGTTTTTCTTCTGTTCGGATTGTGAGATTAAATTTACATTTGAGGATGCAATGGATAGTGGATTTAGATGTCCACAATGTGGCGGAATGATGTATGAATACGATAATAAAAAAGACATTTCAATATTAAAAGAACAGATTAATTATTTAGAGGATGAATTCAATAAGAATCCTCTTTTTTCTGCATATTAA
- a CDS encoding Gar1/Naf1 family protein, producing the protein MEKIKILHRTPKGKIIGRVKKQPRFNSLVGIKIKDRIKKIGKIYDVFGPVEEPYIKIIPYSEEDAEKTLESDYVFVMNEQPRKQSQTRKKGKR; encoded by the coding sequence TTGGAAAAAATAAAAATACTGCACAGAACTCCAAAAGGAAAAATAATTGGGCGTGTTAAAAAACAGCCCCGTTTTAATTCACTTGTTGGAATAAAAATTAAAGATAGAATTAAAAAGATCGGTAAAATTTACGATGTATTTGGACCTGTTGAAGAGCCTTACATAAAAATAATCCCCTACAGTGAAGAGGATGCAGAAAAAACCCTTGAATCCGATTATGTTTTTGTTATGAATGAACAACCTAGAAAACAATCTCAAACCCGTAAAAAAGGAAAAAGATAA
- a CDS encoding DUF2118 family protein: MKIPKIYVEGELNDGERVAIENNGKIIIFLEENEEYSGNGKLLYTVIYDDLVKYLSLNKLKKDVLIQYPDKHTVTYLKTGTELISVVAEGYEVYPIMDFGFRVLKGYRLATLKSKKGDLRYVNSPVSGTVIFMNEIPSERANYVFYMLEE, translated from the coding sequence ATGAAAATTCCTAAAATTTACGTTGAAGGAGAATTAAACGACGGCGAACGTGTTGCAATCGAAAATAATGGGAAAATAATAATTTTCTTAGAAGAAAATGAAGAATATTCTGGAAACGGCAAGCTTCTTTATACGGTTATTTATGATGATTTAGTAAAATATTTAAGTTTAAATAAGTTAAAAAAAGATGTTTTAATTCAATATCCTGACAAACACACAGTTACTTATCTCAAAACAGGAACCGAACTTATTTCCGTAGTTGCAGAAGGTTACGAAGTTTATCCAATAATGGATTTCGGTTTTCGGGTTTTAAAAGGGTATCGACTCGCAACACTCAAAAGTAAAAAAGGAGATTTGAGGTACGTTAATTCCCCAGTAAGTGGAACGGTCATATTTATGAATGAAATCCCTTCAGAAAGAGCAAATTATGTATTCTACATGCTTGAAGAATAA
- a CDS encoding RNase J family beta-CASP ribonuclease encodes MQLEVVAIGGYEEVGRNMTAVNIDGEIIIFDMGVRLDRIMIHEDTDISKMHSLNLIEMGVIPDDTVMKNIEGEVKAIVLTHGHLDHIGAITKLAHRYNAPIIGTPYTLELVKREILSEKKFDVRNPLITLENGNKLDLTANITLEFVKITHSIPDSAMAVLHTPYGAVVYGNDFKFDNFPVVGEKPDYKALKRIGKQGVIAMVSESTRVDFEGKTASEGVAANLLKNDLLGTDNEDNAVVVTTFSSHIARIKSITDIASKMGRIPVLVGRSMAKYCGIAEDIGLVKFPKETKICWDPSSIDKTFHQIMKDGKENYLMVVTGHQGEEGAVLSRMATNKTAFRFEKYDQVVFSADVIPNPMNAAQRYLLEARLKLAGVRLFKGAHVSGHAAKEDHRDILRWLQPEHLIPAHGDFNLTSAYAKLAEEEGFRLGEDVHLLRNGQSLKFERVI; translated from the coding sequence TTGCAATTAGAAGTAGTCGCAATAGGTGGATACGAAGAAGTCGGAAGAAATATGACTGCCGTAAATATCGACGGCGAGATCATAATTTTCGATATGGGTGTAAGACTCGACAGGATAATGATTCACGAGGATACAGATATCTCAAAAATGCACAGTTTAAACTTAATTGAGATGGGCGTAATTCCTGATGACACAGTAATGAAAAATATCGAAGGAGAGGTCAAGGCAATTGTTTTAACGCACGGGCACCTCGACCACATCGGAGCAATTACGAAACTTGCGCACAGGTACAATGCCCCAATTATCGGAACTCCATACACTTTAGAGCTTGTAAAAAGGGAAATTTTAAGTGAAAAGAAATTTGACGTTAGAAATCCATTAATTACTTTAGAAAATGGAAATAAATTAGATTTAACAGCAAATATTACTTTAGAATTTGTAAAAATCACACACAGTATTCCAGACTCTGCAATGGCAGTACTTCACACCCCATACGGTGCAGTAGTTTATGGAAACGACTTTAAATTTGATAATTTCCCAGTAGTTGGTGAAAAACCAGATTACAAGGCATTAAAAAGAATTGGAAAACAGGGCGTAATTGCAATGGTTTCTGAAAGTACTAGAGTCGATTTTGAAGGAAAAACAGCATCAGAGGGAGTTGCCGCAAATCTTTTGAAAAACGACCTTCTTGGAACGGATAATGAAGACAATGCAGTAGTAGTTACCACATTTTCATCACACATTGCAAGAATCAAGTCAATTACCGATATTGCATCAAAAATGGGTAGAATTCCAGTACTTGTTGGAAGATCAATGGCAAAATACTGTGGAATTGCAGAAGACATCGGTTTAGTTAAATTCCCAAAAGAAACAAAAATCTGCTGGGACCCTTCATCAATAGACAAAACTTTCCACCAGATAATGAAAGATGGAAAAGAAAACTACCTCATGGTCGTTACAGGACACCAGGGTGAAGAAGGTGCGGTTTTATCAAGAATGGCAACTAATAAAACAGCATTTAGATTTGAAAAATACGATCAGGTTGTATTTTCTGCAGACGTTATTCCAAACCCAATGAATGCGGCACAAAGGTATTTATTGGAGGCAAGGTTAAAATTAGCAGGAGTTAGGCTATTTAAGGGGGCTCACGTATCTGGACACGCGGCAAAAGAAGACCACAGGGACATTTTAAGATGGTTACAACCAGAACATTTGATACCTGCTCACGGTGATTTTAATTTAACGTCAGCATATGCTAAATTGGCTGAAGAAGAAGGATTCAGACTCGGTGAAGATGTACACTTACTCAGAAACGGTCAAAGTTTGAAATTTGAAAGAGTAATTTAA
- a CDS encoding ATPase, T2SS/T4P/T4SS family, translating to MGLFDRIQTKDSKPAIAKKTNVSENVSKPSNLFDKSEDIEKEKPEIKVGFSVTDKVKKQPVENFNRDSKGSIIDKYFVKVDDIDFDVIIEKEDGITKYKIPEITLMNTALAKLSDLDIKTIKAELSESTLQKLGQIQGYLKNYSDKNNLHLRDIEILHLSHYFYLIIGKLGLLEIPLNDGNLEEVMVNGIELPVFVFHRKYQMCETNIRLDRHEATRVVESIAYLAGRSIDSRTPMLDAFLPDGSRVNATMGDVTLRGNTITIRKFSEDPLTIVDLINYGTFDLELAAFLWQAVEGYFGAKPANTLIVGGTGSGKTTTLNVVSMFSMYTDRIVTIEDTPELQVPLTHLIKMITRPGRPGVQGYEITMDDLIKNSLRMRPDRIFVGEVRGSEAHSLLVAMNTGHDGCSGTLHANSADEAIIRLVNPPMNVPKVMMSSIDFIINQQRIKRNKKTVRRILGVVEIGGSGENITKTELFKYDGISDSVVKTGICMWEEDACQIAGITRDELMDDRINRKKVLKYMVNNNISDIRKVGDIIKQYQENPENVLKHILE from the coding sequence ATGGGGCTTTTTGACAGAATTCAGACTAAAGATTCCAAACCCGCCATCGCTAAAAAAACTAATGTTTCTGAAAATGTGTCTAAACCCTCAAATCTATTTGATAAATCTGAAGATATCGAAAAAGAAAAACCAGAGATTAAAGTTGGATTTTCAGTAACTGATAAGGTAAAAAAACAGCCTGTTGAAAATTTTAATAGGGACTCTAAGGGATCCATAATTGATAAATACTTTGTAAAAGTTGATGATATCGATTTTGATGTGATTATCGAAAAAGAAGATGGAATTACGAAATACAAAATCCCGGAAATCACCCTAATGAACACAGCGCTTGCAAAACTTTCAGATTTAGATATTAAAACAATAAAAGCGGAACTTTCAGAATCAACCCTTCAAAAATTAGGTCAGATTCAAGGGTATCTTAAAAACTATTCGGACAAAAATAACTTACACTTAAGAGATATTGAAATACTCCACTTATCGCATTATTTTTATTTAATAATTGGAAAATTAGGACTTTTAGAAATTCCATTGAATGACGGTAACTTGGAAGAAGTAATGGTAAATGGGATTGAATTACCTGTATTTGTATTCCACAGAAAATATCAGATGTGTGAAACGAATATTCGACTTGATAGGCATGAAGCGACAAGGGTTGTTGAAAGTATTGCATATCTTGCAGGAAGAAGTATTGATTCGAGAACTCCAATGCTAGATGCATTTTTACCTGATGGAAGCAGGGTTAATGCCACCATGGGTGATGTTACTTTAAGAGGAAATACCATTACAATCCGTAAATTCAGTGAAGACCCGTTAACCATTGTTGATTTGATTAATTATGGAACTTTCGATCTAGAACTTGCCGCATTTCTTTGGCAGGCTGTCGAAGGATACTTTGGTGCAAAACCTGCAAACACCCTTATTGTTGGGGGAACGGGTTCGGGTAAAACAACGACTTTAAACGTAGTTTCTATGTTTTCAATGTATACTGACAGGATTGTAACTATCGAAGATACTCCAGAGTTGCAGGTTCCACTAACACACCTGATAAAAATGATTACAAGACCGGGAAGGCCAGGAGTTCAGGGTTATGAAATCACGATGGATGATTTAATTAAGAACTCTTTAAGGATGAGACCAGATAGGATCTTTGTAGGGGAAGTTAGGGGTAGTGAAGCCCATTCATTACTTGTTGCAATGAACACAGGACACGATGGATGTTCTGGAACTCTGCACGCAAACAGCGCTGATGAAGCAATTATAAGGTTAGTAAACCCTCCAATGAACGTTCCAAAAGTTATGATGTCGTCTATTGATTTTATCATAAACCAGCAGCGTATCAAACGTAATAAAAAAACTGTTAGAAGGATCCTCGGTGTTGTCGAAATCGGTGGAAGCGGGGAAAATATTACAAAAACCGAACTTTTCAAATACGATGGTATAAGCGACAGTGTTGTAAAAACGGGAATCTGTATGTGGGAAGAAGATGCTTGCCAGATTGCAGGTATTACTCGAGACGAATTAATGGACGATAGAATCAATAGAAAGAAAGTACTAAAATATATGGTGAACAATAATATTAGTGATATTAGAAAAGTTGGCGACATAATTAAACAATATCAGGAAAATCCAGAAAATGTTTTAAAACATATACTGGAATGA
- a CDS encoding type II secretion system F family protein — protein sequence MDVKKYLDHIYHVLIIRNIRILKKTGKKLDERVFIGILLVITILPIFLKIFLGFTLKTTLILTFVYLGSVLSLPTIMYESKMDKFDQNIPKALYVMVLSLDSGRSVVEAINEVIRSGIPEVDVVFSKVVVLMTERKLSFEDAMILVSNSLDSKIFRQVGRLIIENRKYGGELADTLKKLAKTLEDLQNLKSQLLSVTANGLAVGLIILCGVIPATAGLIGGYLTVISQLAPSMPSVEASQISKAIETIQIGSGLFGLFFAVPLFGLKLNRMIITCSVCMTFAIATFYAVLRLTGMLFA from the coding sequence ATGGATGTCAAAAAATACCTGGATCATATATATCATGTTTTAATTATACGAAATATTAGGATATTAAAAAAAACAGGTAAAAAACTCGATGAACGGGTATTTATTGGTATTTTATTAGTTATAACAATTTTACCAATATTTTTGAAAATATTCTTAGGGTTTACCTTAAAAACCACTTTAATTTTAACTTTCGTATATTTAGGATCCGTTCTTTCACTACCTACGATAATGTATGAATCAAAAATGGATAAATTTGATCAAAATATACCAAAAGCCCTTTATGTTATGGTTTTATCGCTTGATTCTGGACGTTCCGTTGTTGAAGCAATTAATGAAGTTATAAGAAGTGGGATTCCTGAAGTGGATGTTGTATTTTCAAAAGTTGTTGTGTTAATGACTGAAAGAAAATTGAGTTTTGAAGATGCGATGATACTCGTTTCAAATTCACTCGATTCAAAGATATTCAGGCAGGTTGGACGATTGATTATTGAAAATAGAAAATACGGTGGGGAACTTGCTGACACATTGAAAAAACTTGCTAAAACTCTTGAAGACCTTCAAAACCTAAAGTCACAACTTTTGAGTGTTACTGCAAACGGTCTTGCTGTTGGTCTTATAATCCTTTGTGGTGTAATTCCTGCAACTGCTGGTTTGATAGGTGGTTATTTAACAGTTATATCTCAACTAGCACCATCTATGCCTTCAGTTGAAGCTTCGCAGATATCTAAAGCGATTGAAACGATTCAGATCGGTTCAGGATTATTCGGGTTATTCTTTGCAGTTCCATTATTTGGTTTAAAACTCAACAGGATGATAATTACATGTTCTGTCTGTATGACGTTTGCAATTGCCACGTTTTATGCAGTTTTAAGACTTACCGGAATGTTATTTGCATAA
- a CDS encoding TIGR04013 family B12-binding domain/radical SAM domain-containing protein — MIGFRMTSKNKYSISKLYPLVGGSLFKEFSEIIENLDSLEILIYSFMSMQEKEVLNEINELKKLKKDVILIAGGPHPSGCPEDTLNMGFDHIIIGEGEISLPNLINSIKSGKSLEKIIKGIPIENFDNYEKIWPLAPIEITRGCPYNCRFCQTPQIFGKNIRHRSIESIVKIVKTMGDIRFVTPNAFSYGSKTGTKPDIEKLEKLMKSLFEIKKRLFFGTFPSEVRPEFVTFETLDLVNKYCDNRYIHFGAQSGSDEVLKNIRRGHLVSDVINAVETSKDCDLIPKVDFIFGFPNETENQRKETIDLMKYIIKKNGKVHAHYFMSLCGTYFENSTPEPLEKEILDTLGKMAKKGQITGSWGYQYSKNSE, encoded by the coding sequence ATGATTGGATTTAGAATGACTTCGAAAAACAAGTACAGCATCTCAAAATTATATCCTTTGGTAGGCGGGAGTTTATTCAAAGAATTTAGTGAAATAATTGAAAATTTAGATTCTTTAGAGATATTGATATATTCATTTATGAGCATGCAAGAAAAAGAAGTTTTAAACGAAATAAACGAATTAAAAAAACTTAAAAAAGATGTTATTTTAATTGCCGGGGGACCTCATCCATCAGGATGCCCGGAAGATACATTAAACATGGGGTTTGATCACATTATAATTGGTGAAGGGGAAATTTCACTGCCGAACCTTATAAATTCTATAAAATCAGGAAAAAGCCTTGAAAAAATAATTAAGGGAATACCTATTGAAAATTTTGATAATTATGAAAAAATATGGCCTCTTGCACCTATAGAAATTACTAGAGGATGCCCATACAACTGCAGATTCTGCCAAACTCCCCAAATATTTGGAAAAAATATAAGGCACAGGAGTATTGAAAGTATCGTAAAAATTGTAAAAACCATGGGGGATATCCGGTTTGTAACTCCAAATGCATTTTCATACGGGTCAAAAACAGGTACAAAACCCGATATAGAAAAGCTTGAAAAACTGATGAAAAGTCTATTTGAAATTAAAAAAAGGCTTTTTTTCGGAACTTTTCCATCAGAAGTGCGACCTGAATTTGTAACTTTTGAAACACTCGATTTAGTGAATAAATACTGTGATAATAGATATATTCATTTTGGAGCTCAGAGTGGAAGTGATGAAGTTTTAAAAAACATTAGAAGGGGACACTTGGTTTCAGATGTTATTAATGCGGTTGAAACCTCTAAAGACTGCGATTTAATTCCAAAAGTTGATTTTATATTTGGTTTTCCAAATGAAACAGAAAACCAGAGGAAAGAAACTATTGATTTGATGAAATACATCATAAAAAAGAATGGAAAAGTTCATGCACATTATTTCATGTCACTTTGCGGAACTTACTTTGAAAATAGTACTCCAGAACCTCTTGAAAAGGAAATTTTGGATACTTTGGGAAAAATGGCAAAAAAAGGACAGATAACTGGTTCCTGGGGATACCAATACTCAAAAAATTCAGAATAA
- a CDS encoding HDIG domain-containing metalloprotein codes for MKTILKDLVDDTNLYEKFSNFKNLQKIPLFKEYLTFLSENCEKNVVLHSIAVADYVYDFGIKLINKGYDFDLQTAVLGAILHDIGRSKTHSIDHGIIGSEILLKNNFEEKYAKIAERHIGAGISKTEAKELNLPEKDYVPETLEEKVIANADNLISGELRVNIDFVIDKFKQRTNLEVVNKVYSLYLEINKLIE; via the coding sequence ATGAAAACTATTTTAAAAGACTTAGTAGACGACACCAACTTATATGAAAAGTTTTCAAATTTCAAAAATTTACAAAAAATACCTCTTTTTAAAGAATATTTAACTTTTTTATCAGAAAACTGTGAAAAAAATGTAGTTTTACACAGTATTGCAGTAGCTGATTATGTTTACGATTTTGGAATTAAGTTAATAAATAAGGGATATGATTTTGACCTCCAAACAGCCGTTTTAGGTGCTATTTTACACGATATTGGACGGAGTAAAACTCATAGTATTGATCATGGAATAATTGGTTCTGAAATATTATTAAAAAATAATTTTGAAGAAAAATACGCTAAAATTGCTGAAAGACACATTGGAGCAGGAATTTCTAAAACAGAAGCAAAAGAATTGAATCTACCTGAAAAGGATTATGTTCCAGAAACACTGGAAGAAAAAGTTATAGCAAATGCGGATAATTTAATTTCAGGTGAATTAAGGGTTAATATCGATTTTGTAATTGATAAATTTAAACAAAGAACTAATTTGGAAGTTGTAAATAAAGTTTATTCATTATATTTGGAAATAAATAAATTAATTGAATAA
- the fni gene encoding type 2 isopentenyl-diphosphate Delta-isomerase, translating into MNNNSIEYRKLEHLIVCDHCDVEYKKGTLLEDVELIHSGISNCDLDDIDTSIEIFGKKLNAPLIVAAITGGHPKAKEVNKNIAIAVEELNLGMGVGSQRAAISKSYLEDTYSVVRDHTSSLIIGNLGAVNFVEDSWDEEIISKSVEMIDADAMAIHFNPLQEAIQPEGDVNFKGLNILKEIISKYNKIHGKIPFIAKQVGEGFSKKDAIFLKEIGFDAIDIGGSGGTSWAAVELYRIKDEEQKNFSNQYFNWGIPTAASILEVNSVFSGPIIATGGIRTGIDIAKSITIGANCCGTALPILKAALKSSEAVTAVLERMIKELKTTMFLTGSSNLNELKSARYVLKGDLKNWKDQI; encoded by the coding sequence GTGAATAATAATAGCATTGAATATAGAAAGTTGGAACACCTTATTGTATGCGACCACTGTGATGTGGAGTATAAAAAAGGAACCCTTCTTGAGGACGTTGAATTAATTCACAGCGGTATATCAAACTGCGATTTAGACGATATCGATACATCTATCGAAATTTTTGGAAAAAAATTAAATGCTCCGTTAATTGTGGCAGCAATAACTGGTGGACATCCCAAAGCAAAGGAAGTCAATAAAAATATTGCTATTGCTGTCGAGGAACTAAATTTGGGTATGGGTGTAGGCTCACAACGGGCAGCTATATCAAAAAGCTACCTTGAAGACACCTATTCTGTTGTGCGGGATCACACTTCCTCATTAATAATAGGAAATCTCGGGGCAGTTAACTTTGTGGAAGATTCATGGGACGAAGAAATTATTTCAAAGTCTGTAGAAATGATTGATGCAGATGCAATGGCAATTCATTTCAATCCACTACAAGAAGCAATACAGCCAGAAGGCGATGTAAACTTCAAAGGACTTAATATTTTAAAAGAAATAATTTCAAAGTACAATAAAATACATGGAAAAATCCCATTTATCGCAAAACAGGTTGGCGAAGGATTTTCAAAAAAAGACGCCATTTTTTTAAAAGAAATAGGCTTTGATGCGATAGATATTGGCGGAAGTGGCGGAACTTCATGGGCTGCTGTAGAGCTTTACAGGATAAAAGATGAAGAGCAGAAGAATTTTTCAAACCAGTATTTTAACTGGGGAATTCCAACTGCAGCATCAATTCTGGAAGTAAACTCAGTCTTTTCAGGACCCATAATTGCAACAGGCGGAATAAGGACTGGAATCGATATCGCAAAATCAATTACAATCGGTGCAAACTGCTGTGGAACTGCTTTGCCAATTTTAAAAGCAGCCTTAAAGTCTTCAGAAGCTGTTACAGCTGTGCTTGAAAGAATGATTAAAGAATTAAAGACTACAATGTTTTTAACAGGTAGTAGTAATCTAAACGAACTAAAATCTGCCAGATATGTTTTAAAAGGCGATTTAAAGAATTGGAAGGATCAGATTTAA
- a CDS encoding polyprenyl synthetase family protein produces MVFDREILSKIDSELKKYMEKDTNLYSASKHLLLAGGKRVRPYLSIITYLLKKDDINEIMAPALSVELIHNYTLVHDDIMDNDDQRRGMPTVHTIYGEPIAILAGDLLYAKAFEALSNIGDSKKAHEVLKVLSKACVEVCEGQTDDMEFEERFPTLDEYFDMISKKTGALIVAPVEIGAIMAECTPEERNALCNYAKRIGMTFQIQDDVLDLIGDQKTIGKPVGSDIVEGKKTMMIIYAMENLSEDKKERLLQILGNNNATPEEVSEAIEILADSIEYAKNTMKKATEEAKHYLKIFDAEKRKNLETIADFIIERIH; encoded by the coding sequence ATGGTGTTTGATAGGGAAATATTGTCAAAAATCGATTCTGAACTCAAAAAATACATGGAAAAAGATACTAATCTTTACAGTGCTTCAAAACACCTTTTACTTGCAGGCGGTAAAAGAGTAAGGCCTTATCTTTCAATTATAACATATCTCTTGAAAAAAGACGATATTAACGAAATAATGGCACCAGCACTTTCTGTTGAATTAATTCATAATTATACGTTAGTTCATGATGATATAATGGATAACGATGACCAGAGAAGAGGAATGCCTACAGTTCACACTATTTATGGTGAACCAATCGCAATTTTAGCCGGGGATTTATTATATGCAAAAGCATTCGAAGCCCTTTCAAATATCGGAGATAGCAAAAAAGCTCACGAAGTTTTAAAGGTACTTTCAAAGGCATGTGTTGAAGTCTGCGAAGGGCAGACTGATGACATGGAGTTTGAAGAAAGGTTCCCTACTTTAGACGAGTATTTTGACATGATTTCCAAAAAAACAGGAGCTTTAATTGTGGCTCCTGTAGAAATTGGAGCAATCATGGCAGAATGTACTCCTGAAGAAAGGAATGCGCTCTGTAATTATGCAAAAAGGATTGGAATGACTTTCCAGATTCAAGATGATGTTTTAGATTTAATCGGGGATCAAAAAACAATCGGAAAACCTGTTGGAAGCGATATTGTTGAAGGTAAAAAGACAATGATGATAATTTACGCAATGGAAAACCTTTCAGAAGATAAAAAAGAAAGATTATTGCAGATTTTAGGAAATAACAACGCAACTCCTGAAGAAGTTTCCGAAGCAATTGAAATTTTAGCAGATTCTATCGAATACGCAAAAAACACAATGAAAAAAGCAACTGAAGAAGCTAAACACTACTTAAAAATATTTGATGCGGAAAAAAGAAAGAATCTCGAAACTATCGCTGATTTTATCATTGAAAGAATTCACTAA